In Actinomycetota bacterium, a single window of DNA contains:
- a CDS encoding ABC transporter ATP-binding protein, translated as MSVTPSQGPSPILLQAVDVYKSFGPTPALQGADFSVGQGEIVAIMGPSGSGKSTLLHCLAGIFLPDKGEIIFNGRHLDRLDERARSTLRRTAFGFVFQFGQLVPELTTADNVALPLLLGKVKRKEAYRKAESWLERLGLEGLGGRRTGELSGGQAQRVALARALVTRPQLVFADEPTGSLDSLTSEQVMNLLVDTARAEGSTVVLVTHDARVAAYADREVLVRDGRVTLGNPVHLAQVEVGN; from the coding sequence ATGAGCGTCACCCCCTCCCAGGGTCCCTCCCCGATCCTGCTGCAGGCCGTGGACGTCTACAAATCGTTCGGCCCCACGCCCGCACTCCAGGGGGCGGACTTCTCGGTGGGCCAGGGCGAGATCGTGGCGATCATGGGCCCGAGCGGGTCGGGCAAGTCCACGCTGCTGCACTGCCTGGCGGGGATCTTCCTCCCGGACAAGGGCGAGATCATCTTCAATGGCCGGCACCTCGACCGCCTCGACGAGCGGGCGCGCAGCACGCTGCGGCGCACCGCGTTCGGCTTCGTGTTCCAGTTCGGCCAGCTGGTGCCCGAGCTCACCACCGCCGACAACGTCGCCCTGCCGCTGCTGCTCGGCAAGGTCAAGCGCAAGGAGGCCTACCGGAAGGCGGAGTCCTGGCTGGAGCGCCTCGGCCTGGAGGGCCTCGGCGGCCGGCGCACCGGCGAGCTGTCCGGGGGCCAGGCGCAGCGGGTGGCACTGGCCCGGGCCCTGGTGACCCGGCCCCAGCTGGTGTTCGCCGATGAACCCACCGGCTCGCTCGACTCGCTCACCAGCGAGCAGGTCATGAACCTGCTGGTGGACACCGCCCGGGCCGAGGGCAGCACGGTGGTGCTCGTCACCCACGATGCCCGGGTGGCCGCCTACGCCGACCGTGAGGTGCTGGTCCGGGACGGCCGCGTGACTCTGGGCAACCCGGTCCACCTGGCTCAGGTCGAGGTGGGGAACTGA